A portion of the Acidobacteriaceae bacterium genome contains these proteins:
- the cyoE gene encoding heme o synthase: MSATATSTPGSRAKAAPRTSLLGDYSILFKPRVSAMVLLTAAGGFYLGCLRSGISPFSMALIHTMLGVAIVTCGSGALNQALERATDRLMPRTAARPMAQHRIGLAHGLLLGFLLTFGGSIYLARETNLLTGTLTLLTAVSYVAIYTPLKRITTLNTFIGAFPGALPPLIGWTAARGVIEWPAVALFAILFVWQFPHFMAIGWLYRADYKSAGIRVTATQDPAEDAARATYLQAIFYAVLMVPVSMWPTWLGITGWPYAVAAFLLSMYYLAATVRFGRITRNANDPENRIFARQLLRASVLYLPLLLLAMALNAHGRLLLR; this comes from the coding sequence GTGTCCGCTACCGCTACATCTACGCCCGGTTCCCGCGCCAAAGCCGCCCCGCGAACGTCCCTTCTGGGCGACTACAGCATCCTGTTCAAGCCGCGCGTTTCGGCGATGGTACTGCTGACGGCAGCGGGTGGTTTCTACCTGGGCTGCCTGCGCTCGGGCATCAGCCCGTTTTCCATGGCGCTGATCCACACCATGCTGGGCGTGGCAATCGTGACCTGCGGCTCCGGCGCACTGAATCAGGCGCTGGAACGTGCCACCGACCGTCTGATGCCTCGCACAGCGGCGCGGCCCATGGCGCAGCATCGCATCGGCCTGGCGCATGGCCTGCTGCTTGGATTCCTGCTCACTTTCGGCGGCTCGATCTACCTGGCACGCGAAACAAACCTGCTGACCGGCACGCTGACACTGCTGACCGCAGTCAGCTACGTGGCGATCTATACGCCCCTCAAGCGCATCACGACACTCAATACGTTCATCGGGGCGTTCCCCGGAGCTTTACCGCCGCTCATCGGCTGGACGGCTGCACGCGGCGTGATCGAATGGCCCGCCGTGGCGTTGTTCGCCATCCTTTTCGTCTGGCAGTTCCCGCACTTTATGGCCATCGGCTGGCTTTATCGCGCGGATTACAAGAGCGCCGGAATCCGCGTGACCGCGACGCAGGACCCAGCGGAAGACGCCGCCCGCGCCACCTATCTGCAGGCCATTTTTTACGCCGTGCTGATGGTGCCTGTCTCGATGTGGCCAACATGGCTCGGCATTACGGGTTGGCCTTACGCCGTTGCTGCGTTCCTGCTCTCGATGTACTACCTGGCGGCCACAGTTCGCTTCGGACGCATCACGCGTAACGCGAATGACCCGGAAAACCGTATCTTTGCAAGGCAACTGCTGCGCGCCTCGGTGCTGTATCTACCGCTGCTGCTGCTGGCGATGGCTTTGAACGCTCATGGACGGCTGCTGCTCCGCTAG
- a CDS encoding DUF420 domain-containing protein, which translates to MTTTTTHPDPNAKTPASVIWTIIAISAVASLFLSWLVYYHPPVDVAGTHLAFLPALDAVLNALCAIFLVIGFRYIKARNIKAHRNSMFGAFIVSSVFLVAYVANHVLHGDMLFPKAYPTARFLYLWVLLTPHILLAILCLPMILITFFLSLTGRFPAHRKLARWTYPIWLYVSVSGVAVYAMLAYYR; encoded by the coding sequence ATGACAACGACGACCACCCACCCTGACCCCAATGCAAAGACGCCAGCTTCTGTTATCTGGACGATCATTGCGATCTCAGCGGTTGCTTCCCTCTTTCTCTCGTGGCTGGTCTATTACCATCCACCGGTCGACGTCGCCGGAACGCATCTCGCGTTTCTTCCCGCGCTGGACGCCGTGCTGAATGCACTCTGCGCCATCTTTCTGGTGATTGGTTTCCGCTACATCAAGGCGCGGAATATCAAAGCCCATCGCAACAGCATGTTCGGCGCGTTCATCGTGTCCTCGGTGTTCCTTGTGGCCTATGTGGCGAACCATGTGCTGCACGGCGATATGCTCTTCCCCAAGGCCTATCCGACAGCGCGCTTCCTGTATCTCTGGGTGCTGCTGACGCCACATATCCTGCTGGCGATTCTCTGCCTGCCAATGATTCTCATCACTTTTTTTCTGTCTCTGACCGGGCGCTTCCCCGCCCACCGCAAACTGGCTCGCTGGACCTACCCGATATGGCTGTACGTTTCCGTGTCGGGTGTGGCCGTCTACGCCATGCTGGCGTATTACCGATAG
- the ssb gene encoding single-stranded DNA-binding protein — translation MAKGVNKVILLGNVGKDPEIRASQSGMQIASFSLATADRQKDQTGQWVDKTEWHNLVAFGRTAEIIRDYVKKGTQLYVEGKIQTRSWDDKESGQKKYRTEILVNDMSLLGGRGETGGGGGSYERSSGSGYSGSRAASSSSSSSSYAQAPAPDYADQGITDDDIPF, via the coding sequence ATGGCAAAAGGCGTTAACAAAGTCATCCTGCTGGGCAACGTCGGCAAAGACCCCGAGATTCGCGCGTCGCAGTCCGGTATGCAGATCGCCAGCTTCTCGCTGGCAACGGCTGACCGGCAGAAGGACCAGACAGGCCAGTGGGTCGATAAGACCGAATGGCACAATCTGGTCGCGTTCGGCCGCACGGCAGAAATCATCCGGGATTACGTGAAAAAGGGCACGCAGCTTTACGTCGAAGGCAAGATCCAGACACGTTCCTGGGACGACAAAGAAAGCGGCCAGAAGAAGTACCGCACCGAGATTCTCGTCAACGACATGAGCCTGCTGGGCGGTCGTGGTGAGACAGGCGGCGGTGGCGGCAGCTACGAGCGTTCCTCGGGCAGCGGCTACTCCGGATCACGCGCAGCTTCTTCTTCCTCATCGTCTTCTTCCTACGCGCAGGCACCTGCGCCGGATTACGCCGATCAGGGCATCACCGACGACGATATCCCCTTCTAA
- a CDS encoding nicotinamidase — MSAALNLRPTDALLVIDMQRDFLPGGSLGVAGGDEIIQPIEELAKRFEHVLLTADWHPAGHISFASTHDKQPFTETVEAEYGTQQLWPDHCVQATPGAEIAVNIPHAELLLRKGFRKQIDSYSAFVENDKQTPTGLAGYLRERRLTRLFFCGLAYDYCVGNSALDAARLGFETIVISDLCRAVSPNSAEIMQGLFDAANVAQITKGED; from the coding sequence ATGTCTGCCGCGCTCAATCTTCGCCCTACTGACGCCCTTCTCGTCATCGACATGCAACGGGATTTCCTGCCCGGCGGATCGCTTGGCGTTGCGGGTGGAGATGAGATCATCCAGCCAATCGAAGAGTTGGCGAAGCGCTTCGAGCACGTCCTCCTCACAGCGGACTGGCATCCGGCAGGGCATATCTCCTTCGCCTCCACGCATGACAAACAGCCGTTCACCGAAACGGTTGAAGCCGAGTACGGCACACAGCAACTCTGGCCAGACCACTGCGTGCAGGCCACGCCCGGCGCTGAGATTGCGGTCAACATTCCGCACGCAGAACTCCTCCTGCGAAAAGGCTTCCGCAAACAGATCGACAGCTACTCGGCGTTTGTCGAAAATGATAAGCAGACGCCCACCGGGCTTGCTGGCTATCTGCGCGAGCGCAGGTTGACGCGGCTCTTCTTCTGCGGCTTGGCATACGACTATTGCGTGGGAAATTCTGCGCTGGATGCGGCACGTCTCGGCTTTGAAACGATTGTGATCAGCGATCTTTGCCGGGCCGTGAGCCCAAATTCAGCAGAAATCATGCAGGGACTCTTCGATGCCGCCAACGTTGCGCAGATCACAAAAGGCGAAGACTAA
- a CDS encoding glycosyltransferase family 2 protein, translating into MPLLSVALVTLNEEENLPRTLASVAWADEVIIVDSGSTDRTVEIAREFGATVIEREWPGFAAQKNFAISQCSGTWILSLDADEELSPELQRQIRLMLPTNPPVDAYNLKRRNLFLGRWIKRGGFYPDPKLRLFRRTAASFTTTPQFEDRPVHEAITFDGASDTLDYDIIHHAYPTLSHYIEHMDRYSNIGSAMAAERGKGLGNSYLRFFLGAFLVPHLKFIWTYFFLLGFLDGREGLLLHLYHATYTSWKFTKTWERVRRLPIKPQAPTQIEEQHSAAA; encoded by the coding sequence ATGCCTCTGCTCTCGGTCGCACTCGTCACACTCAACGAAGAAGAGAATCTTCCGCGTACGCTGGCCAGCGTCGCCTGGGCCGATGAGGTCATCATCGTGGACTCCGGCTCAACCGACCGTACCGTGGAAATTGCTCGTGAGTTCGGAGCGACCGTCATCGAGCGCGAGTGGCCGGGGTTTGCGGCGCAGAAGAACTTTGCGATATCGCAATGCTCCGGCACCTGGATCCTTTCTCTCGACGCGGACGAAGAGCTAAGCCCTGAGTTGCAGCGGCAGATTCGTCTGATGCTGCCGACGAATCCGCCGGTGGACGCTTATAACCTGAAGCGCCGCAACCTGTTTCTCGGGCGCTGGATCAAGCGGGGCGGCTTCTACCCCGATCCGAAGCTGCGCCTCTTCCGCCGTACGGCGGCAAGCTTCACCACGACGCCGCAGTTCGAAGACCGCCCTGTACACGAAGCGATCACCTTCGACGGCGCCTCCGACACGCTCGACTACGACATCATCCACCACGCCTACCCCACGCTTTCGCATTACATCGAGCACATGGACCGCTACTCGAACATCGGTTCGGCGATGGCAGCGGAGCGCGGCAAAGGCCTCGGCAACTCCTACCTGCGCTTCTTCCTCGGCGCCTTCCTGGTGCCACACCTGAAGTTCATCTGGACGTACTTTTTCCTGCTCGGCTTCCTCGATGGTCGCGAAGGCCTGTTGCTGCACCTGTATCACGCGACCTACACGAGTTGGAAGTTTACGAAGACGTGGGAGCGCGTGCGCCGTCTGCCCATCAAGCCACAGGCCCCTACGCAGATCGAAGAGCAGCATTCCGCAGCAGCCTGA
- a CDS encoding thioesterase family protein, whose protein sequence is MNNNLLQHGYSESHVRVRYAETDQMGVVYHANYLVWFEVGRVDFIRAMGLDYAAMEREEGALIAVVEARARYKAPARYDDQLVVRTKLAGVRGSIVRFEYEVRRGEDVLCSGETVHMVVGRDMKRRTMPAKYAAEFARVAHPESE, encoded by the coding sequence ATGAACAACAACCTTCTCCAGCATGGATACTCTGAATCGCACGTGCGCGTGCGCTATGCAGAAACCGACCAGATGGGCGTGGTGTATCACGCGAATTATCTGGTCTGGTTTGAGGTGGGTCGCGTGGACTTCATTCGTGCCATGGGGCTGGACTACGCGGCCATGGAGCGTGAAGAGGGTGCGTTGATCGCGGTTGTTGAAGCCCGTGCGCGATACAAGGCTCCGGCGCGTTATGACGATCAGCTTGTAGTACGGACGAAACTCGCGGGTGTGCGTGGATCGATTGTGCGCTTTGAGTATGAAGTGCGACGTGGTGAGGACGTGTTGTGCAGCGGTGAGACGGTACACATGGTCGTGGGCCGCGACATGAAGCGGCGTACGATGCCGGCCAAGTACGCCGCAGAGTTTGCGCGTGTCGCGCACCCGGAGAGCGAGTAA
- a CDS encoding hydroxymethylglutaryl-CoA lyase codes for MVKIVESPRDFFAGLRKQVRIEDKARYMRALVESGFQHLDAVGFVSPRFLPQLADAEELLDYLDPPDDVEVIGMVVDAHGAKEAVKTKTLSTLGFAYSISPTFLDKSQRQTPEDALEQLEQIGEIAYKAGSDIVAYVAMAFGNPYRDSWDIDEVVSAVDLLVDAGVEQVTLADTAGTASPALIRDVMSCVLDVHGGVEIGLRLRGDRATLADKVKAAYDAGCRRFDSCVGGRGELPFFSDAMPMLPTEVLVATLHSLNAELPRLRPLDGLANTTADLAKRFG; via the coding sequence ATGGTCAAGATCGTTGAAAGCCCGCGGGATTTCTTTGCAGGACTGCGCAAACAGGTGCGCATCGAAGATAAGGCGCGCTACATGCGTGCCCTGGTGGAGAGTGGCTTCCAGCATCTCGATGCTGTGGGCTTTGTGAGTCCGCGTTTTTTGCCTCAACTGGCCGACGCAGAAGAGTTGCTCGATTACCTCGACCCACCCGATGACGTCGAAGTGATTGGCATGGTTGTGGACGCGCACGGCGCAAAAGAAGCCGTGAAGACAAAGACCCTCTCCACGCTGGGTTTTGCTTACTCGATCTCGCCAACGTTCCTGGACAAGAGCCAACGGCAGACGCCGGAAGATGCGCTGGAACAGCTCGAGCAGATCGGCGAGATTGCGTACAAGGCGGGCAGCGACATCGTGGCGTATGTGGCGATGGCATTTGGCAATCCGTACCGCGACTCGTGGGATATCGATGAAGTGGTGAGCGCGGTAGATCTGTTGGTGGATGCAGGTGTCGAGCAGGTGACACTGGCTGACACCGCAGGCACTGCCAGCCCGGCACTGATTCGCGACGTGATGAGTTGTGTGCTCGACGTACATGGTGGTGTTGAGATCGGCCTGCGACTGCGCGGCGATCGCGCGACGTTGGCGGACAAGGTAAAGGCTGCCTATGATGCTGGCTGTCGCCGTTTCGATAGCTGTGTCGGCGGGCGCGGCGAGCTACCCTTCTTCTCGGACGCGATGCCGATGTTGCCGACCGAAGTGCTGGTGGCTACATTGCATTCGTTGAACGCTGAGCTTCCCCGTCTGCGCCCGCTCGACGGGTTGGCGAACACAACGGCGGACCTCGCCAAGCGCTTCGGCTGA
- the cyaY gene encoding iron donor protein CyaY codes for MIDEATFRNESDRALETLKQALIRAEEAGGFEVEEKNGVLNILFEDDASARFVYSPNTPVRQIWISAQSTSFKLEWNEAAHAFVLPKTGEDLRTLTERLLQEQLSDPTISIT; via the coding sequence ATGATCGACGAAGCAACTTTCCGCAATGAATCCGACCGGGCACTCGAAACACTGAAGCAGGCGCTTATCCGCGCTGAAGAAGCCGGCGGCTTCGAAGTGGAAGAGAAGAACGGCGTGCTGAACATTCTGTTTGAGGATGACGCCAGTGCACGCTTTGTTTACAGCCCCAACACTCCTGTGCGCCAGATCTGGATCTCAGCGCAATCCACCAGCTTCAAGCTGGAGTGGAACGAAGCGGCACACGCGTTCGTTCTGCCCAAAACAGGGGAAGACCTGCGCACGCTCACCGAGCGCCTGCTGCAGGAACAGCTAAGCGATCCAACCATTTCCATTACGTAA
- a CDS encoding helix-turn-helix transcriptional regulator: MATSMAPVPVVAPVQELVAEREVLKCEHCKLVQFRTSADTCRRCKKSLLPELPKPQTTISLVPAPAEGEEEGTIQVATAVRDLRRVRNLSQRQLAARMNVPRTYISKIENAKAMPTLSSLDRLARALQVDISALLRDAPTRHKDEAAMLTSDPFLAEIAKYTQHLNATQKSIFLNHVRELAQGRTRKLA, from the coding sequence ATGGCAACTTCGATGGCACCCGTCCCCGTCGTGGCTCCCGTACAGGAACTCGTCGCAGAACGCGAAGTCCTCAAGTGCGAACACTGCAAGCTGGTCCAGTTCCGGACCTCAGCAGATACGTGCCGACGCTGCAAGAAGTCTTTGCTGCCTGAGCTTCCCAAGCCCCAAACAACCATCTCGCTCGTTCCTGCGCCCGCCGAGGGCGAAGAGGAAGGCACGATTCAGGTAGCGACCGCTGTGCGTGATCTGCGCCGCGTCCGCAACCTCTCGCAGCGCCAGTTGGCTGCGCGCATGAACGTTCCGCGGACCTACATCTCCAAGATCGAGAATGCGAAGGCCATGCCGACGCTGTCCTCGCTCGACCGCCTGGCCCGCGCCCTGCAGGTGGACATCTCCGCCCTGCTGCGTGATGCTCCGACGCGCCACAAGGACGAGGCCGCCATGCTGACCTCCGACCCCTTCCTGGCCGAGATCGCCAAGTACACCCAGCACCTGAACGCGACACAGAAGTCGATCTTCCTGAACCACGTTCGCGAACTGGCCCAGGGCCGCACCCGCAAGCTGGCCTAA
- a CDS encoding class I SAM-dependent methyltransferase: MGFLSKRKLRRLASRAKGLLLGRKDHQHPFDVQHGTDTSGVIAGASLGAGGESDQHITAYAGVPPSRMLAALEIWTQQIGDRPVSDFAFFDLGCGKGRSLLLGSQLPFRSALGVELDADLAKIAQRNAALWTSAGKAACAIRAEQGDATKVLYGEGPRLVFLYNPFGPPVMRIVLNALSAMGGETYIIYQNEYDATPLQGDERLEQLFRNSLPMSDEDAVADPVASPEDITGIYRMRQPSLR; this comes from the coding sequence ATGGGATTTCTCAGCAAACGGAAGCTCCGCAGACTGGCTTCCAGGGCGAAGGGCCTGCTACTTGGACGCAAAGACCACCAGCATCCGTTCGATGTGCAGCATGGCACAGATACCAGCGGCGTGATTGCGGGGGCGAGCCTGGGGGCGGGGGGCGAAAGCGATCAGCACATTACCGCTTACGCTGGCGTTCCGCCGTCGCGGATGCTGGCTGCGCTGGAGATCTGGACGCAGCAGATTGGAGATCGTCCTGTCAGCGACTTCGCTTTTTTTGACCTCGGCTGCGGCAAGGGACGATCGCTGCTGTTAGGCAGCCAACTGCCGTTTCGCAGCGCACTGGGGGTCGAACTCGACGCCGATCTGGCGAAAATCGCGCAACGGAATGCCGCGCTTTGGACCTCGGCAGGGAAGGCTGCGTGTGCGATTCGGGCGGAACAGGGCGATGCGACGAAGGTCCTCTACGGCGAAGGCCCGCGCCTTGTCTTTCTCTACAACCCCTTCGGTCCGCCGGTCATGCGTATCGTGCTGAACGCTTTGTCCGCGATGGGTGGAGAAACGTACATCATCTACCAGAACGAGTACGACGCAACCCCGCTTCAAGGCGATGAGCGGTTGGAGCAGCTCTTCCGCAACTCGCTGCCCATGTCGGATGAGGATGCTGTGGCTGATCCGGTGGCCTCACCGGAGGACATAACTGGCATTTACCGGATGCGGCAGCCTTCTTTGCGCTAA
- a CDS encoding ComF family protein produces the protein MAASLGMSECTMCRLAPPEFTRAVAYAEYGDTLRDQLFLLKYQHQRNTATHLLGARLAQAILRLRPEAAESLLVVPVPLYFERERERGFNQATLLAQGAIARLRRLAPGWSLTLADNVMVRTRPTPPLYSLSPKQRRSRLAGAFQVLAPEVIAGREVLLLDDIMTTGSTARECARALRRAGASKVWVATVARTQPFGSAWMDEAAINGPPLPSGVALWDGGSSTQMH, from the coding sequence ATGGCCGCTTCTCTGGGCATGAGCGAGTGCACCATGTGCCGGCTGGCTCCGCCGGAGTTCACGCGCGCAGTGGCCTACGCCGAGTACGGCGACACGCTGCGAGACCAGCTCTTCCTCCTCAAATATCAGCATCAACGCAACACCGCGACGCATCTTCTGGGCGCTCGTCTGGCTCAGGCGATTTTGCGGCTGCGGCCCGAAGCTGCCGAAAGCCTGCTTGTGGTGCCGGTGCCGCTCTACTTTGAGCGCGAGCGTGAACGCGGCTTCAATCAGGCCACGTTGCTCGCTCAGGGAGCGATCGCTCGCCTCCGCAGGCTTGCTCCCGGCTGGTCTCTCACACTGGCTGACAACGTGATGGTGCGCACGCGCCCCACGCCTCCGCTCTATTCGCTCTCGCCCAAGCAGCGCCGTTCGCGCCTTGCCGGAGCATTCCAGGTTCTCGCGCCCGAGGTCATTGCCGGGCGAGAGGTTTTGCTGCTTGACGACATTATGACCACCGGCTCCACCGCCCGCGAATGCGCTCGAGCTCTGCGCCGTGCGGGGGCCAGCAAGGTCTGGGTCGCAACGGTTGCGCGTACGCAACCGTTCGGCAGCGCATGGATGGATGAAGCTGCGATCAATGGCCCACCGCTGCCTTCGGGCGTTGCGTTGTGGGACGGAGGATCGTCCACGCAGATGCATTAG
- a CDS encoding HNH endonuclease codes for MQQHGKRLSGSHATRAGHGKRNHTTTPVSGTAREQAIEIRAGVFRQPAMQTPVLVLNASYEPINICGARRALVLVLKGVARTEEEQGSMLHSHRLRMQMPSVIRLLEYRRIPHQTRALSRKNILLRDRNTCQYCQIVLTGAELTLDHVIPRSRGGLSTWENLVACCKDCNRRKGNTMLHDLHDMKLLREPRPFSLHTSRHIMRMIGSADANWRKYLYFENNAAA; via the coding sequence ATGCAGCAGCATGGGAAGCGACTCAGCGGAAGCCACGCGACGCGCGCCGGACACGGTAAGCGCAACCACACCACCACGCCGGTTTCTGGCACTGCACGGGAGCAGGCGATTGAGATTCGCGCTGGCGTCTTTCGCCAGCCGGCCATGCAGACGCCTGTGCTGGTCCTGAATGCCAGCTATGAGCCGATCAACATCTGCGGCGCTCGCCGCGCTCTTGTGCTCGTGCTCAAGGGCGTTGCGCGCACCGAGGAAGAGCAGGGCAGCATGCTGCACTCGCACCGGCTGCGCATGCAGATGCCTTCGGTGATTCGGCTGCTGGAGTACCGCCGCATCCCGCACCAGACACGCGCGTTGAGTCGCAAGAACATCCTGCTGCGCGACCGCAACACCTGCCAGTACTGCCAGATCGTGCTCACCGGCGCAGAGCTTACCCTCGACCACGTGATTCCGCGCTCACGCGGCGGACTGTCGACGTGGGAGAACCTCGTCGCCTGCTGCAAGGACTGCAACCGCCGCAAGGGCAACACTATGCTGCATGATCTGCATGACATGAAACTGCTGCGCGAGCCTCGTCCGTTCTCGCTGCACACCTCGCGCCACATCATGCGCATGATCGGCTCGGCAGATGCCAACTGGAGAAAGTATCTCTACTTCGAAAACAACGCAGCAGCCTAA
- a CDS encoding Gfo/Idh/MocA family oxidoreductase: MFSLASLFSRHRNPDDGRFGYAILGTGHGAEKLCEALAGSKIARVAAIVSSSVERAAKFGKRWDVTHAYSYDQVSTLAKDTSIDAVYIALPVSLHRRFTEEAAAACKHVLCEKPMAGNVVDAQAMITACKAANRLLMIGYRLDYDPMHREAHRLIHGGSLGVIQHVRANFGVVAKPGWRFDPALAGGGSLFDVGVYPIHGLHTLFGESKLIAAHIQQNAAGMEVDARWQGKIESNASFTCHSSYMERDADVLAVRGSLGTLTLRHAFDYKRTELEAQLRRSPGQLETISMQDDKKNPSLFQLEAEHLAECVREGTTLRSPGEDGLIDLRFVAQIEAHATRTTRP, encoded by the coding sequence ATGTTCTCGCTTGCTTCCCTCTTCTCTCGTCATCGCAATCCTGACGACGGACGCTTTGGCTACGCCATTCTCGGCACCGGCCACGGCGCGGAGAAGCTGTGCGAAGCGCTCGCGGGCTCAAAGATCGCACGTGTCGCCGCCATCGTAAGCAGCAGCGTGGAGCGCGCGGCGAAGTTCGGCAAGCGCTGGGATGTGACGCACGCCTATAGCTACGACCAGGTGAGCACGCTGGCGAAGGATACGAGCATCGATGCCGTCTATATCGCGCTGCCCGTCTCTCTGCATCGCCGCTTCACCGAAGAAGCCGCTGCTGCGTGCAAGCATGTGCTCTGCGAAAAGCCGATGGCTGGCAATGTAGTGGACGCACAAGCGATGATCACAGCCTGCAAAGCAGCGAACCGGTTGCTGATGATTGGCTATCGCCTGGACTACGATCCGATGCACCGCGAAGCACATCGCTTGATCCATGGCGGATCACTCGGAGTCATCCAGCACGTTCGCGCAAACTTTGGTGTGGTTGCCAAACCCGGCTGGCGCTTCGATCCTGCACTTGCTGGTGGAGGCTCGCTCTTCGACGTCGGCGTCTATCCCATCCACGGCCTGCACACGCTCTTCGGCGAATCAAAGCTGATCGCCGCGCACATTCAGCAGAACGCCGCTGGCATGGAGGTTGACGCGCGCTGGCAGGGCAAGATCGAAAGCAACGCAAGCTTCACCTGCCACTCGTCGTACATGGAACGCGACGCCGATGTGCTCGCCGTGCGCGGCTCACTCGGCACACTGACCCTGCGACACGCCTTCGACTACAAACGCACAGAGCTTGAAGCGCAGCTACGCCGCAGCCCAGGCCAGCTTGAAACGATTTCGATGCAGGATGACAAGAAGAACCCTTCGCTCTTTCAACTCGAAGCCGAGCATCTGGCCGAGTGCGTGCGCGAAGGCACAACGCTGCGCAGTCCGGGTGAAGATGGCCTGATCGACCTGCGCTTTGTGGCACAGATCGAAGCTCACGCGACGCGCACTACTCGCCCGTAG
- a CDS encoding glycosyltransferase family 2 protein has translation MLPNGTTISVAMIARNEEKNLPRTLAALQGWVDEIVVVDSGSKDRTPEIVREYGAQHHWNLDFKGHPEQKNIAISKCVGDWILLLDADEVVTPELTAEIQQELGREPKFEAYYIPRLNIFMTTWMRHGGLYPDAKLRLFKRGSAFVDESIGPHGTPQYGGNKGMLKSDLKHYGYPDFANYLDHMNEYSSDAIPAMLRKGIKPGAMLVQSWTNPIFSFVKNYLFRGGFLDGYDALIFHANHAVYVHWKYVKAWDALRRQNSTTGE, from the coding sequence ATGCTGCCAAATGGAACGACAATTTCGGTCGCAATGATTGCTCGTAATGAAGAGAAAAACCTGCCGCGTACGCTGGCCGCGCTGCAGGGCTGGGTGGATGAGATCGTTGTCGTCGACTCTGGCTCGAAAGATCGTACGCCGGAGATCGTGCGCGAGTACGGCGCGCAACACCATTGGAACCTTGACTTCAAAGGCCACCCGGAACAGAAGAACATTGCGATCTCAAAGTGCGTCGGCGACTGGATCCTGCTGCTCGATGCCGATGAGGTGGTCACGCCGGAGCTTACCGCAGAGATTCAGCAGGAGCTTGGCCGAGAGCCGAAGTTTGAGGCCTACTACATCCCTCGGCTCAACATCTTTATGACGACGTGGATGCGCCACGGCGGCCTGTATCCCGATGCGAAGCTGCGTTTGTTCAAGCGCGGCTCGGCGTTTGTCGATGAGTCGATCGGGCCGCACGGCACGCCGCAGTACGGTGGCAACAAGGGGATGCTGAAGAGCGACCTCAAGCACTACGGCTACCCGGACTTTGCCAACTACCTCGACCACATGAACGAGTACAGCTCGGATGCGATTCCGGCGATGCTGCGCAAGGGCATCAAGCCCGGCGCAATGCTCGTTCAGTCGTGGACGAACCCCATCTTCAGCTTCGTGAAGAACTACCTCTTCCGCGGCGGGTTTCTCGATGGCTATGATGCTCTGATCTTCCACGCCAACCATGCTGTGTACGTGCACTGGAAGTACGTGAAGGCATGGGACGCGTTGCGTCGGCAGAACTCGACTACGGGCGAGTAG